The following DNA comes from Coraliomargarita parva.
AGAACACAACGAAGGCCTGCAGGCACGCAATCCAGACATAGCTCCCCAGCCAGGGAGTCGCCGTGATCCAATGGGCACTGAGCCCCATCCACAGGACGAAGGGAAGGAAGGCCAGCGGCACGTAGCTGATCCGCTTCGTGCTGTCGTCCCGGTTCACTGCCAACCAGAGCCCGTGCAGAACGATCAGCACCCCGTAGAGCGGCAAAATCAGCAGCTGGGTTTCCGGCCGCACCCCACCGAGTGCCAAGGTATTCAAGGCAAGGATCGCCCCCAGGCAGAAAGTGACCCACCAGTCCACAAAGTTGCCCCAGCTCAGGCGGCCGAAATAACGGAGGTTACCGGACTTATCAATCAAGGATGGCATACGTGCGGGTCAGGCAGAAAATCAAAACGCACATTACTCCTGCTCAATGATTTAAAAACAACCCTAAAACGGTCACAGTCCTGTGAATGAAACCACTAATGCACACGGATACGCACGAATGGCGTACAACGGCGTAGTTTTGAACCCCGCTACGCCTGAAGGCTACGCAGGGCTTAATGCCGTTAATCCGCCTTCGTGCCTACGGCGAGACAGGTGAACGTTAATTTACGTGAATGGCTTACATCCCGCATCTTTTTTTTTGGAGGCGTACTCAAATTCCCCGCCTTGGTTAAGGCGGGGTGGCTGACGCTCAGCGGCCCGCCCTGAGCTTTGCCTGCCATGAGCTTTGCCTGCCATGAGCATGTCGAATGGTCGAATGGTCGAACCAACCAGGAATGGCTGGTAATCCCGCAGAATCAGGGATGGAGGGACGCGCTTCGTCGCGTCCGCCGAGGCCTGCTGGATTGCTCTACATTTCTATGGTTAGGCAAAATCATGTCTACCGCGACCTGGTTTGGATCCCGCTCTGAAATAAAAAACCCGCCCGGCACTCTGACTCATAGCACTCACCCACTTTATGACCGGCGACGACGGTTCATACTCCGGCCGCACCGCTAGGTGCTGCCGGGAAACACCAAAGCTTGAATTCTCCGCCCGATTGCATTCCCTTAGTCCCCCGCTGCCCATGAAAAAAGTCATTCTCATCTCCGGACTCCTCATCCTCCTGTCCGCTTTCTCCCTCCGCGCCTACTTCGCCTTCGTCCCCCCGCCCGAAGCCAGCTTCCACGGCGTCCTGTCCGAAGCCATCCCCAGCGAGCTGCCCGGCTGGGATATCAAGGACATGGACATGGCCGACTCCCCCGAGTCCAGCGAACGGATCTCCCGCTTCCTTAATTTTGATGATGCCCTCTTCCGCGTCTTCCAAAAGGACGATACCTTCGTCGGCCTCTACGTCGCCTACTGGACCCCCGGCAAGGCCTCCTACCGCTGGGCCGGCGCCCATACGCCCGACACCTGCTGGGTACTCAACGGATGGACCCGGGAGGACCGCAAGTACAGCGTCCCCTTCGGATCCGATGATTCCGATTTTCAGCCCGCCGAATTCGGCGTCTACTCTAAAGACGGCAATTTCCAGAATGTCTACTTCTGGCACCTCGTCGGCGGGAGCTCCTTCGGGTATAAACAGGAAGGCATGCCCAATATCTTTGGCGCGCTCATCGATATCAAATCGCATGGCCTGAACCTGCGCCAGGAACAATTCTTCATCCGCCTCTCCAGCAACAAGAGCCTGGAAGAATTGAAAGCCACTCCCGGATTCAACGAGATCCTCAAAAGTCTCGCACCACTCGGACTCGCCGCAGACCCGATCGTCGACAGTGTGGAGTAAGTGACCCGCCTGAGCGGGGTTGTACGGCCATTCCAGATCGGCTCAACGAACCGCCCCGTCTGCCGCTTCGACCATTCGACAAGCTCATGGCAGGCAAAGCTCAGGGCGGGCCGCTGCGCGCCATCCACCCCGCCTTAACCAAGGCGGGGAATTTGAGTGCTGCCCCCTAAAAAATGCGGAGCTGTAAGCATTCACGTGCTCTGCGCGCTCTGCGGCATTAAGCCCGAATGGCACTACTTTAAGGACAAATTGAAGGGTTCCTATTGCAACAAAGCGTCGCTCGTAGTGGCTGCTTTAGCTGCCATATTCAGCATCCTAAGCCTCCTCGGCTCGATGGCGACTGAAGTCGCCACTACGATAAGAAGCTTAAAGTAGTGCCATTCGCATTAAGCCCTGCGTAGCCTTTTAGGCGTAGCGGGGTTAAACCTACGTGGATGTACGCCATTCGTGTTCATCAGTGCGCATCCATCCAACAGGCCTCGGCGGACGGATAGGGATATCCGTCCCTACCTCCCTTAAAAAATGCGGGGTTGTAAGGATTCGTGCCTATTCGTGGTTCCAAATCATCAGTGCGCTCGCGTCCCGCCTTCGTTCCTACGGCGTGGCATGCCCGCCTGAGCGGGGTTGTACGGCCATTCCAGATCGGTTCAACGAACCGCCCCGTCTGCCGCTGCGCGACCTTCCTCAGCTCTCAGGTTTCAGACCTCATCCTTCCCTGAGGCCATGGCCTCTGCCGCCTCCTCTCAGCCAAACACCCGGGCGGGGTTCCCAAAAACCTTCTGACCGGCTTGGACCGAACGAATCACCACGGCACCGGCACCGATAACAGCACCATCTCCCACCGTCTTGCCCGGGATGATGCGTGCTCCTGATCCGAGAAAAACGCCTTCGCCCAAGCGAGTATGGCCGGTCAGGTCACAATGCCCACTCACTGTTGTCCAAGCTCCGATCTGCACATCGTGCCCGGCACTGCTGTGACAGTTAATAATTACGAAGTCTCCAATCCGGACATCCGATGTGAGGACTGCTTGCGGGCACACTATAACCCCCTTACCGAGCGAAACATTCTGCCCGCAGACCACTGAAGGATGCACTAGACTAATAAACTGGGCGCCCCGGGCACGCATCCGCTCACAGATTGATTTTCGAATCTCGGACGTGCCCACAGCACATAGAAACAACGCATCCTCTTCAAAAACGAAACCATCCACCGTTCCCACAACACCAACAGGATACTCAAAGCCATCCAGTGCGGTAGGATTATCATCCAGAAATCCGGCAATATTCCAGAGCTGCCCCGCATCCGGGTGCTGCATCGCCCACGCATATACCTCGCGACCAAAGCCCCCAGCGCCGATTATATAGAGAGATTTCACGCTTAGCTCTTTCCTCCCACTTGTAGCCCATAGCCGCCATCCACCGGCATCGTCACACCCGTCATCCAAGTCGCCTTCTCGGAAAGCAGAAAAACGACGGCATTCGCCACATCAACGGGACGCCCCTCTCCCAGAGGATAGCCGGCGAAGTGTTGCTCCAAAACCTCTGACGAGATCGCATCAGCCGAGGCATCCGCCATTTCACCCCGCACCATTCCCGGAGCCACCGCATTCACCCGGATCCGACGTCCCGCTAATTCCAAGGCCAAACAACGCATGGATGCTTCCAAGGCTGCCTTGCTTCCAGCGTAGGCCGCGTATCCTTTCGTCCCACCCCCGGCAGCAACCGATGATATCCAGACAATTGAAGCACCCTCGTTCAATTTCTTCTGACGCAACAGTTCACGGGTCACCTGGAGCGGAGCTTCTGCATTCAGCTGAAAACAAAGCCTGAGCTCATCATCCTTCAAATATTTCAGTGGTTTGACCGGGGCAAGCCCTGCGGCATAAACCACACCATCCAATGGCCTCACCTGCTTGGCGAGTTCGGCAATCGCGGCCGAATCCGATAAGTCACAGGGCACAGACTCGATCTCCTTCGACACAGTAAGTCGCCTTAAGCGCTCAGAATCCCGCGCACTCACGACAACAGTCACCCCCGCGTGTGCACATGCATTGACCACAGCAAGCCCAAGGGTTCCCGTCGCGCCTAAAACGAGTATCCGTTTCCCTTGTGATGTGGTCTTAGCGGACATCAACCTTTCTTAGTTTGAATGAGCTTATAAAGCGCTTCCAAGGTACTTGGGGACTTCAACTCGTCCGCCTTCAAGTTCACGCCATACTCAAAGTCGACCATGGAAATAACACTAAGCAGTGCGAGCGAGTCCCATTGCGGTAGGTTACGATAATCAGTCTGAGGTCCGACAGCATCAGCTTCCAGATCCTCGACTGCTTCAACAAAATCAGAGATAAATTGATCTAAACTCATATGGCTTCAGGAGTCACATTCAATCGACTCAAACTTCAACAAGTTCACAAGTCTTTAATTTGTCTATACTTAGAACGACACTGGCCCAAGACAGGCCAACACCAAAACCTGAAAGTAGCAAACGACGGGGTTCGTCT
Coding sequences within:
- a CDS encoding exosortase-associated EpsI family protein encodes the protein MKKVILISGLLILLSAFSLRAYFAFVPPPEASFHGVLSEAIPSELPGWDIKDMDMADSPESSERISRFLNFDDALFRVFQKDDTFVGLYVAYWTPGKASYRWAGAHTPDTCWVLNGWTREDRKYSVPFGSDDSDFQPAEFGVYSKDGNFQNVYFWHLVGGSSFGYKQEGMPNIFGALIDIKSHGLNLRQEQFFIRLSSNKSLEELKATPGFNEILKSLAPLGLAADPIVDSVE
- a CDS encoding acetyltransferase; the encoded protein is MKSLYIIGAGGFGREVYAWAMQHPDAGQLWNIAGFLDDNPTALDGFEYPVGVVGTVDGFVFEEDALFLCAVGTSEIRKSICERMRARGAQFISLVHPSVVCGQNVSLGKGVIVCPQAVLTSDVRIGDFVIINCHSSAGHDVQIGAWTTVSGHCDLTGHTRLGEGVFLGSGARIIPGKTVGDGAVIGAGAVVIRSVQAGQKVFGNPARVFG
- a CDS encoding SDR family NAD(P)-dependent oxidoreductase; this encodes MSAKTTSQGKRILVLGATGTLGLAVVNACAHAGVTVVVSARDSERLRRLTVSKEIESVPCDLSDSAAIAELAKQVRPLDGVVYAAGLAPVKPLKYLKDDELRLCFQLNAEAPLQVTRELLRQKKLNEGASIVWISSVAAGGGTKGYAAYAGSKAALEASMRCLALELAGRRIRVNAVAPGMVRGEMADASADAISSEVLEQHFAGYPLGEGRPVDVANAVVFLLSEKATWMTGVTMPVDGGYGLQVGGKS
- a CDS encoding acyl carrier protein, whose amino-acid sequence is MSLDQFISDFVEAVEDLEADAVGPQTDYRNLPQWDSLALLSVISMVDFEYGVNLKADELKSPSTLEALYKLIQTKKG